The proteins below come from a single Candidatus Methylomirabilota bacterium genomic window:
- the glmS gene encoding glutamine--fructose-6-phosphate transaminase (isomerizing) → MCGIVGYIGSNFAEIVVVDGLKRLEYRGYDSAGLATPLDGVLKLRRQVGKIANLEREILREPVEAHVGVGHTRWATHGAPTVANTHPHTDAAQTIAVVHNGIIENYLEIRQKLEAEGCVFSSATDTEVVPQLVAYHMAQGVGLEAAFRATLRRLEGSYALALVSAREPDLILAARRSSPLVVGYGPDEYLVASDVLAIQQYATEVTYLEDGDVCVVKASGVRITDVDGVLANRPRHRVDRESLVVQKEGHRHFMAKEIHEQPRVLAQTISGRLAAGGRDVVLSDLGLTAAAMRELEHVQIVACGTSWHAGLVGRYLIEGLAGIPVRVDYASEFRGTAALLPRHSLLITISQSGETADTLTALRAVKGRRVPTLTICNSPRSSMVRESDGVIQTLVGPEIGVASTKAFTGQLLSLAMLAIHLGITRGALSPADAGQLLDHMLRLPGLLEHALRLEADVLEEARRLQEARSVLYLGRGINYPVALEGALKLKEISYIHAEGYPAGEMKHGPIALIDPRFPVVAVAGAGPDQTKLLSNLAEVRAREAHVLLLTVDADTPAGTADRILVVPPTSPWLEPIMLVLPLQMLAYHTAVLKGCDVDQPRNLAKSVTVE, encoded by the coding sequence ATGTGTGGGATCGTCGGCTATATCGGGAGCAATTTCGCGGAGATCGTGGTCGTCGACGGCCTGAAACGGCTCGAGTATCGGGGATACGATTCGGCCGGCCTGGCCACGCCGCTGGACGGCGTTCTGAAGCTGCGCCGGCAGGTCGGCAAGATCGCCAATCTCGAGCGCGAGATCCTGCGGGAGCCGGTGGAGGCGCACGTCGGCGTCGGCCACACCCGCTGGGCCACTCACGGCGCCCCGACGGTGGCCAACACCCACCCGCACACCGACGCGGCGCAGACCATCGCGGTGGTCCACAACGGCATCATCGAGAACTATCTCGAGATCCGCCAGAAGCTCGAGGCCGAGGGCTGCGTCTTCTCCTCGGCCACCGATACCGAGGTGGTCCCGCAGCTCGTCGCCTACCACATGGCGCAGGGGGTGGGGTTGGAGGCGGCGTTCCGGGCCACGCTGCGGCGGCTCGAGGGCAGCTACGCCCTGGCCCTCGTCTCGGCGCGCGAGCCCGACCTGATCCTGGCCGCGCGGCGCTCGAGCCCGCTGGTGGTCGGCTATGGCCCGGACGAGTACCTGGTCGCCTCGGACGTGCTCGCCATCCAGCAATACGCCACCGAGGTGACCTACCTGGAGGACGGCGACGTCTGCGTCGTGAAGGCCTCCGGGGTCCGCATCACCGACGTCGACGGCGTGCTCGCGAACCGGCCGCGTCACCGGGTGGATCGGGAGAGCCTCGTCGTTCAGAAGGAGGGCCATCGCCATTTCATGGCGAAGGAGATCCACGAGCAGCCGCGCGTCCTCGCGCAGACGATCTCCGGACGGCTCGCGGCGGGGGGCCGCGACGTCGTGCTCTCCGATCTCGGCCTCACCGCCGCGGCCATGCGCGAGCTGGAGCACGTGCAGATCGTGGCGTGCGGAACGTCGTGGCACGCGGGGCTCGTCGGCCGCTATCTGATCGAGGGGCTCGCCGGGATCCCGGTGCGGGTCGACTACGCCTCCGAGTTCCGCGGTACCGCGGCCCTGCTGCCGCGCCACTCGCTGCTGATCACCATCTCGCAGTCGGGGGAGACCGCCGACACCCTGACCGCGCTTCGGGCGGTGAAGGGGCGCCGCGTGCCGACCCTGACCATCTGCAACTCGCCGCGCTCGTCCATGGTCCGGGAGTCGGATGGCGTCATTCAGACCCTGGTGGGGCCCGAGATCGGGGTCGCGTCCACCAAGGCGTTCACCGGACAGCTGCTCAGCCTGGCCATGCTGGCGATCCACCTCGGGATCACGCGCGGCGCCCTGAGCCCGGCCGACGCGGGGCAGCTGCTCGATCACATGCTGCGCTTGCCCGGGCTGCTCGAGCACGCGCTGCGGCTCGAGGCCGACGTCCTCGAGGAGGCGCGGCGGCTGCAGGAGGCGCGGAGCGTGCTGTACCTCGGGCGCGGCATCAACTATCCGGTGGCCCTCGAGGGCGCCCTCAAGCTGAAGGAGATCTCCTACATCCACGCGGAGGGCTATCCGGCGGGCGAGATGAAGCACGGGCCGATCGCGCTGATCGATCCGCGCTTCCCGGTGGTGGCGGTGGCCGGCGCGGGGCCGGACCAGACCAAGCTGCTGAGCAACCTGGCCGAGGTCCGCGCGCGGGAGGCCCACGTCCTGCTGCTCACCGTCGACGCCGACACCCCGGCCGGCACTGCCGATCGCATCCTCGTGGTGCCGCCCACTTCGCCATGGCTCGAGCCGATCATGCTGGTCCTGCCGCTGCAGATGCTCGCGTATCACACCGCGGTGCTGAAGGGCTGCGACGTGGACCAGCCGAGGAACCTGGCCAAGAGCGTGACCGTGGAATGA
- a CDS encoding anti-sigma factor antagonist (This anti-anti-sigma factor, or anti-sigma factor antagonist, belongs to a family that includes characterized members SpoIIAA, RsbV, RsfA, and RsfB.): MNGTAAPGRFTMSSEAEHLGRLRQWLRGALAGLGVDRATGSELLLAVGELCANSIEHAYEGRGGQSIDVSVRGYDDRVEIEVEDWGKTFDASRYVEPDLESLPEHGMGIHLVRRIADSLAVDVQRERGTRWTLTKYRRAASPAVGFIDDRAPVRPGETMDIEVTKSGTISVVAPQGDLDMAAADQMKRTLTDLVDKGGRKLLIDLDHVGYVDSSGLGALVASMKHARGAGGDMRLCGLQDDVRAIFEMTRLVKAITVHASRAEALGAWA, translated from the coding sequence ATGAACGGGACCGCGGCGCCCGGCCGCTTCACCATGTCGAGCGAGGCCGAGCACCTCGGCCGGCTCCGGCAGTGGCTGCGGGGCGCGCTGGCGGGCCTCGGCGTCGACCGGGCCACCGGCTCGGAGCTGCTGCTGGCGGTCGGCGAGCTGTGCGCCAACTCGATCGAGCACGCCTACGAGGGCCGGGGCGGCCAGTCCATCGATGTCTCGGTGCGCGGCTACGACGACCGGGTCGAGATCGAGGTGGAGGACTGGGGCAAGACCTTCGATGCCTCGCGCTACGTGGAGCCGGATCTGGAATCGCTGCCCGAGCACGGCATGGGCATCCACCTCGTCCGCCGCATCGCGGACTCGCTCGCGGTGGACGTGCAGCGCGAGCGGGGCACCCGCTGGACGCTCACGAAGTACCGGCGGGCCGCGAGTCCGGCCGTCGGGTTCATCGACGACCGGGCGCCGGTCCGGCCAGGAGAGACCATGGACATCGAAGTGACCAAGTCGGGCACGATCTCGGTGGTGGCGCCCCAGGGCGATCTGGACATGGCGGCGGCGGATCAGATGAAGCGGACGCTGACCGATCTGGTGGACAAGGGCGGCCGCAAGCTCCTGATCGATCTGGACCACGTCGGTTACGTGGACAGCTCGGGCCTCGGCGCTCTCGTCGCGTCGATGAAGCACGCGCGCGGGGCGGGCGGCGACATGCGCCTCTGCGGGCTGCAGGACGACGTGCGCGCCATCTTCGAGATGACCCGCCTCGTGAAGGCCATCACGGTGCACGCCAGCCGGGCGGAGGCGCTCGGCGCGTGGGCCTGA
- a CDS encoding endo alpha-1,4 polygalactosaminidase: protein MGLTRRLIAAALALGLGGATAPAGGASAPPMIRPLAGVRTWVVYYGAEASAGPDLARFDVVVLDPHGHPPLPVIKRHGAVVLTYVSLGEVNTSHPEYAAIKDEPWVLAPNPSWPDARRLDVRAEAYRRWLLDRVVPAALAGPVNGLFLDTADSALDLEHTDPARHAGMAQALERVLGEMKRRNPRALLMLNGGLPVVERRPEAVDAVALESIWSDYDFKAQRYRVRPAEEAEARAGLLARVAALGLPVFTIEYAAAEPNARWPSELIRRSRARGFVPYVSTIGLDRVSLLTLSPP, encoded by the coding sequence GTGGGCCTGACCCGGCGCCTGATCGCCGCCGCCCTGGCCCTCGGGCTCGGCGGGGCGACGGCGCCGGCCGGCGGAGCGTCCGCGCCGCCGATGATTCGCCCGCTCGCGGGCGTGCGCACCTGGGTCGTCTACTACGGGGCCGAGGCATCGGCGGGACCCGATCTCGCCCGCTTCGACGTGGTGGTGCTCGACCCGCATGGGCACCCCCCGCTGCCCGTGATCAAGCGGCACGGGGCGGTCGTCCTCACCTATGTGAGCCTCGGGGAGGTGAACACGAGTCATCCCGAGTACGCGGCGATCAAGGACGAGCCGTGGGTGCTCGCGCCGAATCCCAGCTGGCCGGACGCGCGACGACTCGACGTGCGGGCCGAGGCCTATCGGCGCTGGCTCCTCGATCGGGTGGTGCCGGCGGCCCTCGCCGGTCCGGTGAACGGCCTCTTCCTCGACACCGCCGACTCCGCCCTCGATCTCGAACACACCGATCCGGCGCGCCACGCCGGGATGGCCCAGGCCCTCGAGCGCGTGCTCGGCGAGATGAAGCGCCGCAACCCCCGCGCGCTCCTCATGCTCAACGGCGGGCTCCCGGTGGTGGAGCGCCGCCCCGAGGCCGTCGACGCGGTGGCGCTCGAATCGATCTGGAGCGACTACGATTTCAAGGCGCAGCGGTACCGCGTGCGACCGGCCGAGGAGGCGGAGGCGCGGGCCGGCCTGCTCGCGCGGGTGGCCGCCCTGGGGCTGCCCGTGTTCACCATCGAGTACGCGGCGGCCGAGCCGAACGCGCGCTGGCCGTCCGAGCTCATCCGGCGCTCGCGCGCCCGTGGATTCGTCCCGTACGTCTCCACCATCGGCCTCGACCGCGTCTCGCTGCTCACCCTCTCGCCGCCATGA